In Actinomadura luteofluorescens, the sequence TCCAGCGTCAGCCCCAGCCAGCCGAGGGGGTCGCCGTGCGCGCACACGGCGGCGACCCGGCCGAGCGCGGCGTCCAGCAGGTCGACGATGTGGGGGCCGAGGTCGAGCAGCGCCCCCTTCTCCAGCCGCCACGGGGTGGCGAAGGGGCCCCCGCTCAGCACGGACGAGACGAACGAGCCGTAGCCGCCGAACGGCTCCAGCCCCCGCGCCAGGTCGAGGAAGTCGCGGGCGGCGCGCGAGTAGCGCAGGGTGAGGACCATCTGCGAGACGACGCCCGCCTCGGCGACGGCGCCCGCGAGGCGGCGGGCCCCGTCCAGGTCCATGGCGAGGGGCTTCTCCAGCAGGACGGCCTTGCCCGCGCGGGCGGCCCGGGCGGCGAGGTCGGCCTGCACGTCCGGCGGGACGGAGAACGCCACGGCCTCGCAGGCGTCGAACAGCTCCTCGATCCGCTCGAACGAGGGCGCGCCGTGCTCGCCGGCCAGCGCGGCGGACGCCTCGGGGCGCCGCGCCCACACTCCCGCGAGCCGGGTGGACGGGCCCGCCGCCAGCGCCGGCGCGTGCACCATTCCCGCCCAGGGACCGGCCCCGACCAGCCCCACCGCCACGGAATCACTCATGGGACAAACCTAGACGATCTACCAACTTCCCGGCGCAGGGTGCGGGCGGGGGCGGTCGTCAGCCGAGCTGGACGCCGAAGAACAGCGCGAGGAGCGCGCCCAGGGCCCCGAGCGCGCCCCAGACGGCGAGCCCGGCCTTGGACGTGGCGCGGGTGTGCAGGAACGCCGCCGCCCCGGAGAGCAGGACGAACACCAGCTTCACCTCCAGGGTGCGCTGGGCTGCGCCTTCCAGGTCGCCCGCGACGATGTTCCAGACGCCGGTGAGGACGAGGACGGCGAACGCGGGCCAGGCGATCGTGTTGAAGCGGCGGGCGGCGGCCCTGGTGACGCCCTCGTGGCCGCGCAGGGCGGGCACGAGCGCGCCGAGGGTGATCTGCCCGCCGACCCAGATCGTCGCGGCGAGCACGTGCAGGAAGATCCGCACGTCGGCGGTGGTGACGGCGAGCACGAGGGGCCTCCGAGAGCGTACCGGGCGGGTGGTGGGACGGTGGCGGAAGGGATCGCCCCCGGACGTTACCGCCCGTCCGGGCGGTGCCCGGCACCGCCCGGGGCCTCAGGTGGGACGCTCCCAGCCCCGCCGCGGCGGGTGCGTGCCCAGCCGCTCGTCGCGACTGCGGTAGACGATGTAGGGGCGGGTCAGGTATCCGATCGGCGCGGTGAGCATGTGCACCAGCCGCGTGAACGGCCAGATGCCGAACAGGACGAGCGCGCTGATCGCGTGCAGCTGGAACAGGATCGGCACCCCGGTCATCAGGCCGGGGTCGGGCCGCAGGTAGAAGATCGACCGGAACCACGGGGACACCGTCTCCCGGTAGTCGTAGCCGCCCCCGATGATGTTCGCGACGACGGTCGCGGAAAGGCCGAGGACGATGGTCAGCGCCAGGACGGCGTACATGAGCTTGTCGTTGCGGGTGGTGGCGGAGAACACCGGCCCGACCGTGCGGCGCCGGTAGATCAGGATCGCCAGTCCGGCCAGGGTGCAGAAGCCGGCGACGGTCCCGAGCACCACGGCGAGGACGTGGTACACGCCCTCGGACACGCCGACGGCCTCCGTCCAGGTGTCGGGGATGAGCAGCCCGCCGACGTGACCGAGCGCCACGAGGATGATGCCGAAGTGGAACAGCGGGCTGCCGATGCGCAGCAGGCGCCGTTCGTAGAGCTGGGACGAGCGGGTAGTCCAGCCGAACTTGTCGTAGCGGTAGCGCCAGATGTGCCCGAGGACGAACACCACCACGGCGACGTAGGGCAGGGCCACCCAGAGGAGGATGCCGGAGACGCCGGGATCGCCGCCGTTCTCAGCGGCGAGAACGGGCAGGTCACTGGTCATGAGCGGGCTCCAACGACGGGATCGGGCAGGAAGACCGGCCCCATGGCGGTCGCGTCGGCGCCGTAGGGGGCCAGGCCGACCTCCTCTTCGGGCGGGCCTTCGGCGATGAGGCGGGCGATGGCCTCCTCGGTCCGCCCGGTCAGCGGCGGCAGCGTGGCCGTGACGGCGTCCAGGACGGCCGTCCACGGCGATCCGGACTCGGTGAGGGACAGGCGCAGGAGTTCCAGGCCGGCACGGTGCTCCAGGAGCAGCCGGCGTCCCTGCGCGAGGTCGCCGGCGGCGGCGAACTCCAGCACGACGGCCAGGTGGTCGGGCAGCTCACCTTCGTCCAGGTCGAGCCCGGCCGCCTGGTACGCCTGCTTGAACCGCACCAGGGCCATGCCGCGTTTGCGGGTGTCCCCGTAGGCGTAGTACGTGAGGTACAGGCAGCAGCGTCTGCGGTGGTCGAACGTGGCGACGTAGTCGGCCGCCAGTTCGCGCGGCGGGGTCGCGTCCAGGTGGTCGAGGACGCGACTCAGCGGCTCCGCCACGGGCGGGGGCAGGCTCGCCACGGCCCGGCGCAGCAGCGGCCGCCGCCCGAGCAGCTCCTCGTCGGGGTAGCCGAGCAGCAGCGAGGCGACCTGCCAGGCGGTGGCCAGCTCCCTGTCGGTGAGCCCGGCCTTGCGCGTGGGTCTGATCTTCACGGCCTGGGCTCCGTTTCCGCGTCGCCCGACTCCGCGAGCGGGTCGGTGCCGTGCGGTCCCGCGCCCTCGTCCTCGCGGGCGGGGAACAGTCCGGCGGGGGCGCCCTTGCCGTCCCAGTTGAGCAGGTTGACGCGCCTGTGCTTGTCGGCCGGATCGACCGGGTTGTCGGAGGTCTGCCGCTCCCTGAGCATGTGGAAGTTCTCCACCGCGATGGGGCTGGCACCGCCGGAGGCCTCTCCGAACGGCCCCGAGCCGCCGCCCGGCCCGGCTCCGCCCATCCCCGGCCCGCCCTCGTAGTCGAGCGCGCACTCGGTCGCCAGTTCCTCCAGGCCGTGGGCCTGCTCGGCGTGCGCGGGCGGGATCACGTACCGCTCGTCATACTTGGCCAGCGCCAGCAGCCGGTACATGTCGTACATCGCCTCCCCCGACATCCCGACCCCCTGGGGGATCGTGTCGTCGGGTTCGCGGCCGAGGTTGATGTCGCGCATGTAGGACCGCATCGCGGCCAGCCGCCGCAGGACCGCTTCCACCGGGGCGGTGTCCCCCGCGGTGAACAGTTCGGCAAGGTACTCGACCGGAATGCGCAGCGCGTCGATCGCGGCGAACAGGTTCCCCTTGTTCTCGGCGTCGTGGCCGGTGTCGCGGACGACGTCCACGACCGGCGACAGCGGCGGGATGTACCAGACCATCGGCATCGTCCGGTACTCCGGGTGCAGCGGCAGCGCCACCTTGTAGGTGTTGATCAGGGCGTGGATCGGGGAGCGCTGCGCGGCCTCGATCCAGTCGGCCGGGATGCCGTCGCGCTCGGCCGCCGCCACGACCTCGGGGTCGGCCGGGTCCAGGAACACCCGCCGCTGCGCCTCGTAGAGGCCGGTGTCGTCGGGGGTCGACGCGGCCTCCAGCACCCGGTCGGCGTCGTAGAGGACCAGCCCGATGTAGCGGAGCCGTCCCACGCAGGTCTCCGAGCAGACGGTGGGGATGCCGACCTCGATGCGCGGGAAGCAGAACGTGCACTTCTCGGCCTTGCCGGTGCGGTGGTTGAAGTACACCTTCTTGTACGGGCAGCCCGACACGCACATCCGCCAGCCGCGGCAGCGGTCCTGGTCGACCAGGACGATGCCGTCCTCGGAGCGCTTGTAGATCGCACCGGACGGGCAGGACGCCGCGCAGCTGGGGTTGAGGCAGTGCTCGCAGATCCGCGGCAGGTAGAACATGAAGGTCTTGTCGAACTCCATCTTCACCCTGTCGGAGATGTCCTTGAGCAGGACGTCCTTGTCGCCGTGCTCGATCGAGCCGCCGAGGTCGTCGTCCCAGTTCGCCGACCAGGAGACCTTCATGTCCTTGCCCGACAGCAGCGACTTCGGCCGCGCGACCGGCGTGTGCTCCTGCAGCGGCGCGTTGGTGAGGGTCTCGTAGTCGTAGGTCCAGGGCTCGTAGTAGTCGTCGATCCCGGGCAGCTTGGGGTTGGAGAAGATCGTCAGGAGCTTGCGGAGCCGCCCGCCGCCCCTGAGCGCGAGCCGGCCGCGCCGGTTCAGCGCCCAGCCGCCGCGCCAGCGCTCCTGGTCCTCGTACCGCCGGGGGTAGCCCTGCCCGGGACGGGTCTCGACGTTGTTGAACCACACGTACTCGACGCCGCTGCGGTTCGTCCACGCCTGCTTGCAGGTGACCGAGCAGGTGTGGCAGCCGATGCACTTGTCGAGGTTCATCACCATCGACATCTGCGCCATGACGCGCACTAGTACTGCACCTCCTGTGAGCGGCGGCGGATGACGGTGACCTCGTCGCGCTGGTTTCCGGTGGGGCCGAGGTAGTTGAACGCGAACGACAGCTGCGCGTACCCGCCGATGAGGTGGCTCGGCTTGATCAGCAGCCGGGTCAGCGAGTTGTGGATGCCGCCGCGGCGGCCGGAGATCTCCGAGCGCGGGACGTCGATCAGCTTGTCCTGCGCGTGGTACATGTACACGGTGCCCTCCGGCATCCGGTGCGACACGATCGCCCGGGCGACGACGACGCCGTTGCGGTTCACCGCCTCGATCCAGTCGTTGTCGCGCACGCCGATCTTCGCGGCGTCCACCCCGCTCATCCAGATCACCGGCCCGCCGCGCGACAGCGACAGCATGAACAGGTTGTCCTGGTACTCCGAGTGGATCGACCACTTGTTGTGCGGGGTGAGGTACCGGACGGTCAGCCCCAGCTCGCCCGTCTCGCCGAGCTCGGGCTCGCCGAACAGGGCGGACATGTCGAGCGGCGGCCGGAACGTCGGCAGCTGCTCGCCCAGCTCGGCCATCCAGTCGTGGTCGAGGTAGAAGTGCTGCCGGCCGGTCAGGGTGTGCCACGGCTTGAGCCGCTCCACATTGATCGTGAACGGCGAGTACCGGCGCCCGCCGGCCTCCGACCCCGACCACTCCGGGGAGGTGATGACGGGGACGGGACGCGCCTGGGTGTCGGCGAACGTGATCTGCTCGCCCTCGTGCTCGGCGGCCAGATCGGCGAGGCGCCGGCCGGTGCGCCGCTCCACCGCCCGGAACCCCTGGGTGGCCAGATGACCGTTCGTGGTCCCGGACATCGCCAGGATCGCCTCGCAGGCGTGCACGTCCCGCCGCAGCGACGGGCGCCCGTCCGCAGGGCCGCCCCGCACCACGCCGTTCTTGTGCCCCAGGTACTCGACCGGGCCTTCGAGGTCGAACGTGACGCCCTTGGTGGTCGCGCCGAGGCGCTCGGCGAGCGGGCCGAGCGCGGCCATCTTCGCGGCGACGGCCGGATAGTCGCGCTCCACCGTCACCAGCTTCGGCATCGTCACGCCGGGGACGGGCTCGCATTCGCCCTCGGCCCAGTCGGCGACGCGTCCATGGGGGGTCGCCATCTCGTCGGGGGTGTCGTGCAGCAGCGGCACGGCGACGACGTCCTTGCGGACGCCCAGATGCCGCTCGGCCAGCCGGCTGAACTGGGCGGCGATGTCCTGGAAGGCGCGCCAGTCGCTCCGGGTCTGCCACGGCGGCGCTATCGCCGGGTTGAACGAGTGCACGTACGGGTGCATGTCGGTGGTGTTGAGGTCGTGCTTCTCGTACCAGGTCGCGGCCGGCAGCACGATGTCGGAGTAGACCGTGGTGCTGGTCATGCGGAAGTCCAGCGACAGCAGCAGGTCCAGCTTCCCGGCCGGGGCCTCGTCCCGCCAGACGACCTCCCTGGGGCGTTCGCCGGGCGGTGACTCCTCCGCCCGCACGGCGTCTTCGGCGCCCAGCAGGTGCTTGAGGAAGTACTCGTTGCCCTTGGCGGACGAGCCCAGCAGGTTGGACCGCCACACCGTCAGGACGCGGGGGAAGTTCTCCGGGGCGTCGGGGTCCTGGCAGGCGAACTTCAGCCGGCCGGCCTTCAGCTCGTCCACGATGTGCTCGCCGGCCGGCCTCCCGGCGGCCTCGGCCTCGTCGGCGAGGGTGAGCGGGTTGCGGTCGAAGGTCGGGTAGGACGGCATCCAGCCCAGCCGGGCCGCCTGCGCGATCACGTCGGCGGTGGTCCGCCCGGCGAGCCGCCCGCCGCCCGTCGCCGCCGACAGGGTGCCCGCGTCGAACCGGTCGTAGCGGAACTGGTCGGAGTGCAGGTACCAGAAGGCGGTGCCGATCATCTGGCGGGGCGGGCGGGACCAGTCCAGCCCGAACGCCAGCTGCGCCCACCCGGTCACCGGGCGGCACTTCTCCTGCCCGACGTAGTGGGCCCAGCCGCCGCCGTTCACGCCCTGCCCGCCGGTCAGCGTGGTCAGGGCGAGGAACGTCCGGTAGATGGTGTCGGAGTGGAACCAGTGGTTGGTGCCCGCGCCCATGATGATCATCGACCGGCCGCGGGACTCCTCGGCGTTCGCCGCGAACTCGCGCCCGATCCGCTCGGCGGCCTGCGCGGGGACGCCGGTGATGGTCTCCTGCCAGGCAGGCGTGCCCGGCTCCGACGCGTCGTCGTACCCGGACGGCCACGAACCGGGCAGCCCGTCCCGTCCCACCCC encodes:
- a CDS encoding Gfo/Idh/MocA family protein, with the protein product MSDSVAVGLVGAGPWAGMVHAPALAAGPSTRLAGVWARRPEASAALAGEHGAPSFERIEELFDACEAVAFSVPPDVQADLAARAARAGKAVLLEKPLAMDLDGARRLAGAVAEAGVVSQMVLTLRYSRAARDFLDLARGLEPFGGYGSFVSSVLSGGPFATPWRLEKGALLDLGPHIVDLLDAALGRVAAVCAHGDPLGWLGLTLEHEGGAISQASVSMAGMGELPPAHVEVYGRGGHARLDWSQLGDDAFATMVAEFAAAVRNGTSPALDAAHGLRIQEVLASAEAQLA
- the narI gene encoding respiratory nitrate reductase subunit gamma — its product is MTSDLPVLAAENGGDPGVSGILLWVALPYVAVVVFVLGHIWRYRYDKFGWTTRSSQLYERRLLRIGSPLFHFGIILVALGHVGGLLIPDTWTEAVGVSEGVYHVLAVVLGTVAGFCTLAGLAILIYRRRTVGPVFSATTRNDKLMYAVLALTIVLGLSATVVANIIGGGYDYRETVSPWFRSIFYLRPDPGLMTGVPILFQLHAISALVLFGIWPFTRLVHMLTAPIGYLTRPYIVYRSRDERLGTHPPRRGWERPT
- the narJ gene encoding nitrate reductase molybdenum cofactor assembly chaperone; the protein is MKIRPTRKAGLTDRELATAWQVASLLLGYPDEELLGRRPLLRRAVASLPPPVAEPLSRVLDHLDATPPRELAADYVATFDHRRRCCLYLTYYAYGDTRKRGMALVRFKQAYQAAGLDLDEGELPDHLAVVLEFAAAGDLAQGRRLLLEHRAGLELLRLSLTESGSPWTAVLDAVTATLPPLTGRTEEAIARLIAEGPPEEEVGLAPYGADATAMGPVFLPDPVVGARS
- the narH gene encoding nitrate reductase subunit beta, whose protein sequence is MAQMSMVMNLDKCIGCHTCSVTCKQAWTNRSGVEYVWFNNVETRPGQGYPRRYEDQERWRGGWALNRRGRLALRGGGRLRKLLTIFSNPKLPGIDDYYEPWTYDYETLTNAPLQEHTPVARPKSLLSGKDMKVSWSANWDDDLGGSIEHGDKDVLLKDISDRVKMEFDKTFMFYLPRICEHCLNPSCAASCPSGAIYKRSEDGIVLVDQDRCRGWRMCVSGCPYKKVYFNHRTGKAEKCTFCFPRIEVGIPTVCSETCVGRLRYIGLVLYDADRVLEAASTPDDTGLYEAQRRVFLDPADPEVVAAAERDGIPADWIEAAQRSPIHALINTYKVALPLHPEYRTMPMVWYIPPLSPVVDVVRDTGHDAENKGNLFAAIDALRIPVEYLAELFTAGDTAPVEAVLRRLAAMRSYMRDINLGREPDDTIPQGVGMSGEAMYDMYRLLALAKYDERYVIPPAHAEQAHGLEELATECALDYEGGPGMGGAGPGGGSGPFGEASGGASPIAVENFHMLRERQTSDNPVDPADKHRRVNLLNWDGKGAPAGLFPAREDEGAGPHGTDPLAESGDAETEPRP
- a CDS encoding nitrate reductase subunit alpha, translating into MSSTEGRPGLDGPLEDALVSTRRYFTRAQVSPDLRTMTKKGGRQADAFYRDRWSHDKVVRSTHGVNCTGSCSWKVYVKDGIITWEAQQTDYPSVGPDRPEYEPRGCPRGASFSWYTYSPTRVRYPYVRGVLLEMYREAKARTGDPVAAWRDIVSDPERARAYKGARGRGGLVRASWDEATEMIAAAHVHTIAEHGPDRVAGFSPIPAMSMVSHASGARFVSLIGGTMLSFYDWYADLPVASPQVFGDQTDVPESGDWWDAGYLIMWGSNVPVTRTPDAHWMTEARYRGQKVVAVSPDYADNVKFADEWLAAQPGTDGALAMAMGHVILREFFVDRRVPYFTDYVKRYSDLPFLVRLEERDGTCVPGKFLTAADLPGAEAESEHAAFKTVILDAATGHPLVPNGSLGFRYGDAGMGRWNLDLGDADPLLSVEGGETAEIELARFDGVDGAPGTLRRGVPVRNVGGHLVTTVFDLLLAQYGVGRDGLPGSWPSGYDDASEPGTPAWQETITGVPAQAAERIGREFAANAEESRGRSMIIMGAGTNHWFHSDTIYRTFLALTTLTGGQGVNGGGWAHYVGQEKCRPVTGWAQLAFGLDWSRPPRQMIGTAFWYLHSDQFRYDRFDAGTLSAATGGGRLAGRTTADVIAQAARLGWMPSYPTFDRNPLTLADEAEAAGRPAGEHIVDELKAGRLKFACQDPDAPENFPRVLTVWRSNLLGSSAKGNEYFLKHLLGAEDAVRAEESPPGERPREVVWRDEAPAGKLDLLLSLDFRMTSTTVYSDIVLPAATWYEKHDLNTTDMHPYVHSFNPAIAPPWQTRSDWRAFQDIAAQFSRLAERHLGVRKDVVAVPLLHDTPDEMATPHGRVADWAEGECEPVPGVTMPKLVTVERDYPAVAAKMAALGPLAERLGATTKGVTFDLEGPVEYLGHKNGVVRGGPADGRPSLRRDVHACEAILAMSGTTNGHLATQGFRAVERRTGRRLADLAAEHEGEQITFADTQARPVPVITSPEWSGSEAGGRRYSPFTINVERLKPWHTLTGRQHFYLDHDWMAELGEQLPTFRPPLDMSALFGEPELGETGELGLTVRYLTPHNKWSIHSEYQDNLFMLSLSRGGPVIWMSGVDAAKIGVRDNDWIEAVNRNGVVVARAIVSHRMPEGTVYMYHAQDKLIDVPRSEISGRRGGIHNSLTRLLIKPSHLIGGYAQLSFAFNYLGPTGNQRDEVTVIRRRSQEVQY